Proteins encoded within one genomic window of Candidatus Binataceae bacterium:
- the gabT gene encoding 4-aminobutyrate--2-oxoglutarate transaminase yields the protein MNKNAELRARIEAAIPRGVSIAMPIVAARAEGAQLFDVEGRRYIDFAGGISVLNVGHRHPRVIAAATEQMNALTHACFQVTPYESYIRLAERLNQLVPGDFPKKTIFLTTGAEAIENAIKIARYATGRSAIISFSGGFHGRTMMTLAATGKVAPYKLGFGPMPPEVFHAPFPDAYRGGGTAETLHALEAIFKSDVDPARVAAILIEPVQGEGGFNVAPFDFMRELRALCDRHGILLIADEIQTGFGRTARMFAVEHSQIAPDLMAIAKSLAGGFPLAGVTGRADVMDKVAPGGLGGTYAGNPIACAAALAVLDVMRDEDILGRAEKLGKQVRRSLDEMSQRLDCIGDVRGLGAMLAVELVKNRKTKEPAPQLAQAAVARAASRGLVIITCGVYGNVMRIMVPLNAPLETVDEGLSILEASLTDALGTT from the coding sequence ATGAACAAAAATGCTGAACTGAGGGCGCGCATCGAGGCCGCGATACCGCGCGGGGTCAGTATCGCGATGCCGATTGTGGCGGCGCGCGCCGAAGGGGCGCAGCTTTTTGACGTGGAGGGGCGACGCTATATCGACTTCGCCGGCGGTATCTCGGTGCTCAATGTCGGACATCGCCATCCGCGGGTTATTGCGGCCGCGACCGAGCAGATGAATGCGCTGACCCATGCGTGCTTCCAGGTCACGCCGTATGAATCGTACATCCGGCTCGCGGAGCGGCTGAATCAGCTCGTGCCCGGCGATTTCCCCAAAAAGACGATCTTCCTGACCACCGGCGCCGAGGCGATCGAGAATGCGATCAAAATCGCGCGCTATGCTACCGGGCGCAGCGCGATCATCTCGTTCAGCGGCGGTTTTCATGGCCGCACGATGATGACGCTCGCAGCGACGGGCAAAGTTGCGCCGTACAAGCTGGGCTTCGGCCCGATGCCGCCGGAGGTTTTCCATGCGCCGTTTCCGGATGCGTATCGCGGCGGCGGCACCGCGGAGACCCTGCATGCGCTCGAGGCGATCTTCAAGTCGGACGTCGATCCCGCGCGCGTCGCGGCGATTCTAATCGAGCCGGTGCAAGGGGAGGGCGGCTTCAATGTCGCGCCGTTCGACTTCATGCGCGAGCTGCGGGCGCTATGCGATCGTCATGGAATCCTGCTGATCGCCGACGAGATCCAAACCGGCTTCGGCCGCACCGCCCGGATGTTCGCGGTCGAGCATTCGCAGATCGCGCCGGACCTGATGGCGATAGCGAAGAGCCTCGCGGGCGGCTTCCCGCTCGCTGGCGTGACGGGACGCGCGGACGTGATGGACAAGGTCGCGCCCGGCGGCCTCGGCGGGACGTATGCCGGCAACCCGATCGCATGCGCCGCGGCGCTCGCGGTGCTCGACGTGATGCGCGACGAAGACATCCTCGGCCGCGCCGAGAAGCTGGGCAAACAAGTGCGCCGCTCGCTCGACGAGATGAGCCAACGCCTCGATTGCATCGGCGACGTGCGCGGCTTAGGCGCGATGCTCGCGGTGGAACTGGTCAAGAATCGCAAGACCAAAGAACCCGCGCCGCAACTGGCGCAGGCCGCCGTCGCGCGCGCAGCATCGCGCGGTCTCGTGATAATTACCTGCGGCGTCTACGGCAACGTGATGCGCATCATGGTGCCGCTCAACGCCCCGCTCGAAACGGTCGACGAAGGCCTGAGCATCCTGGAGGCCTCGCTAACCGACGCCCT